The proteins below come from a single Asterias rubens chromosome 9, eAstRub1.3, whole genome shotgun sequence genomic window:
- the LOC117294553 gene encoding J domain-containing protein DDB_G0295729-like yields MVTSDVTSGAVGWCSLPSLSGGGNVKYQPKPRQEKTVRRTQDPLVALPQPKGRREKTLQDDSRYVTRSVPVHSARHKQNEDRGSNSAPMPNGHHRSNHDRKPGTRLPKLPKINNLLKEPMQQQVHGTSTATETGRKEKGGKRWASSWAGARATNPTTRDEIRVPTSDNSSQPASNIASPVKTPSARQSNQQMQDTPKTSPSTKSSTPGTGSISPVKPSKEPDPKSHTQHDKGSRRTEAQEQKSKSSFELNATNKPVKETALKEGMRTTSVSKIDTKVKQRVPLRSKSSAVLTSRSDVTRQNSEASASPLNKTPNIRVQTDSRDSQSTSTTQQSRVKPGKPAKKKRIRRPVIITRKSVIKQKSLQSVYGNKTVKYQRQIRVLKKMEQVQRKEIEEFNQELKDKQNQRMASVVRQRMALKRARDRFDEEQVRRFRNQYVSWRSVEEKRLNTSSEIYGLPDFIYEDRYEKTLKKIPESEEATSSKKTPKKFQKYATWVRNLKVFESMLNPKVRGNVEGLFQAKKVKTIVEGIDTVKLDDNGGSARKKKVNVKRLIGSAKKLLAVAENNMDDISEVSSYVSSDDDDSSLDLSDDDDS; encoded by the exons ATGGTCACATCGGATGTTACTTCTGGGGCAGTGGGATGGTGTTCTTTGCCGAG TTTGAGTGGCGGAGGCAACGTGAAATACCAACCCAAACCACGGCAAGAGAAGACTGTTAGAAGAACTCAAGACCCTCTTGTCGCCTTACCACAACCGAAAGGAAGACGGGAGAAAACATTACAAGACGACTCACGCTATGTGACGAGAAGTGTCCCTGTGCATTCAGCGAGACACAAGCAAAATGAAG ATCGTGGAAGCAACTCAGCCCCGATGCCAAATGGTCATCATCGAAGCAACCATGACAGAAAACCAGGAACTCGTCTCCCAAAACTTCCAAAGATCAATAATCTACTCAAAG AACCCATGCAACAGCAGGTACATGGAACATCAACAGCAACTGAAACAGGACGGAAGGAAAAAGGCGGGAAACGGTGGGCATCTTCCTGGGCTGGTGCCAGGGCAACAAACCCCACAACAAGGGATGAAATAAG AGTCCCAACATCTGACAACTCTAGCCAACCAGCCAGCAATATTGCCTCTCCAGTTAAGACTCCATCCGCAAGACAAAGCAACCAGCAGATGCAGGACACACCAAAAACCTCCCCATCAACAAAGTCATCAACTCCTGGAACTGGTAGTATTTCGCCTGTTAAGCCTTCTAAAGAACCAGACCCCAAATCACATACGCAGCATGACAAAGGAAGTCGGAGAACTGAGGCTCAAGAGCAAAAATCTAAAAGCAGTTTTGAATTAAACGCTACAAATAAACCTGTTAAAGAAACTGCACTTAAAGAAGGCATGAGAACTACGTCCGTGTCGAAGATTGACACTAAAGTGAAACAAAGAGTGCCATTACGAAGTAAATCTAGTGCCGTTCTTACCAGTCGTTCAGACGTGACGAGACAAAACTCAGAAGCTTCGGCATCACCTTTGAACAAAACTCCGAACATCAGAGTGCAGACTGATTCTCGAGATAGCCAGAGCACCAGTACAACTCAACAAAGTCGTGTGAAGCCTGGAAAGCCTGCCAAGAAGAAACGAATCCGAAGGCCTGTTATTATCACAAGGAAGAGTGTCATCAAGCAGAAATCCTTGCAATCGGTCTACGGGAATAAGACGGTTAAGTATCAGAGACAGATACGAGTGCTGAAGAAGATGGAACAAGTACAGAGGAAAGAGATTGAGGAGTTTAATCAGGAGTTGAAAGACAAACAGAACCAACGAATGGCGAGTGTCGTCAGGCAGAGAATGGCTCTGAAACGA GCTAGAGACCGATTTGACGAGGAGCAAGTTCGCCGTTTCCGGAACCAATACGTCTCCTGGCGAAGCGTTGAAGAGAAACGTCTCAACACGAGCAGCGAGATTTACGGTCTCCCTGACTTCATCTACGAGGACCGCTACGAGAAGACTCTCAAAAAGATCCCGGAGTCCGAGGAAGCCACCTCCTCCAAGAAAACGCCGAAGAAGTTCCAGAAGTACGCGACATGGGTCCGCAACTTGAAGGTTTTTGAGAGCATGCTGAATCCGAAGGTTAGAGGCAACGTGGAAGGGTTGTTCCAGGCGAAGAAGGTGAAGACGATCGTGGAAGGAATAGATACAGTCAAGTTGGACGACAATG GAGGGTCTGCTCGTAAAAAGAAAGTCAATGTAAAACGTCTCATCGGATCTGCCAAGAAACTTCTGGCAGTCGCTGAAAACAATATGG ATGATATATCTGAAGTGTCTTCCTATGTCTcaagtgatgatgatgattcatCCCTCGACCTGAGTGACGACGATGACTCATGA
- the LOC117294554 gene encoding insulin-like growth factor-binding protein-related protein 1: MGYVIWCVSVCVLLVLLQDTSFAQDANESLKFDDKASVGVNKEECSCEGVVCEPLITKDKCPHGLVPDTREPCQCCNRCGNGEYEFCDQANLTAKELTDKKHNFGLCGRGMECRANYDVHPGADPETVCFCVNKKLACGSDGVTYETACLLEKIAFESGSGVIKERHGRCKGAPVVATEPDDVTNSTVGNVYLQCEILGNPVPRVEWRKIGPDGHPGEYIPQGSGDRYTVQTRGGPEEYEVTGWLQITRLEVDDAGEYECVGINKFGEASGRGSIFVEE; this comes from the exons ATGGGATACGTAATATGGTGTGTATCGGTTTGTGTCTTGCTTGTGTTGCTTCAAGACACTTCTTTCGCCCAAGATGCTAACGAAAGTTTGAAGTTTGACGACAAGGCATCTGTCGGGGTTAATAAAGAGGAGTGTAGCTGCGAGGGTGTCGTATGTGAGCCCCTCATCACCAAAGATAAATGTCCTCACGGGCTGGTCCCGGACACCAGGGAGCCGTGCCAGTGCTGCAACCGTTGCGGCAACGGGGAGTACGAGTTCTGCGACCAGGCCAATCTCACCGCCAAGGAACTCACCGACAAGAAACACAACTTCGGACTTTGCGGACGGGGGATGGAGTGCCGCGCCAACTATGACGTCCACCCCGGGGCGGACCCCGAGACGGTTTGCTTCTGTGTGAACAAGAAGCTGGCTTGCGGGTCGGATGGAGTTACCTATGAAACGGCGTGCTTGCTGGAGAAGATAGCTTTTGAGTCTGGAAGTGGTGTTATCAAGGAGAGACACGGGAGATGCAAAGgag CTCCCGTGGTGGCCACCGAACCCGATGACGTCACCAATTCAACCGTGGGCAACGTCTACCTCCAGTGCGAGATCTTAGGCAACCCCGTCCCCAGGGTCGAGTGGCGTAAAATAGGACCCGACGGCCACCCTGGTGAGTACATCCCCCAGGGTAGCGGGGATAGGTACACCGTGCAGACCAGGGGCGGACCGGAAGAGTACGAGGTGACGGGTTGGCTGCAGATCACGAGGTTGGAGGTTGACGACGCGGGGGAGTACGAGTGCGTAGGGATCAACAAGTTTGGAGAGGCGTCAGGGAGGGGCAGTATATTCGTGGAGGAATAG